One window from the genome of Natrialba magadii ATCC 43099 encodes:
- a CDS encoding DUF7331 family protein, which translates to MSTTPDDATDRSESVDAPTIESYETDDGVVFYDAQNPLAWVETTRTLVLKDVA; encoded by the coding sequence ATGTCCACCACTCCTGACGACGCGACGGATCGTAGTGAGTCTGTAGACGCCCCGACGATCGAGTCCTACGAGACGGACGACGGCGTCGTCTTCTATGACGCCCAGAACCCGCTCGCGTGGGTCGAAACGACCAGAACACTGGTCCTCAAAGATGTCGCCTAA
- a CDS encoding DUF7322 domain-containing protein: MTTDRTSTDADGDHNTASDTAAADSSTDGTAADSSDAATDGTAADSSDAATANASTANSESESTARNKDASTPDDSPPGEWDPEASYRDSSADSLTIPRVETEDAGSTFMSDFKSEHEHEHEHEFEADSVTIPEVSTAESDVPKELLKLFWGIVLVLNAAILAVALGLLFIIFEGVSQMALTLIAGGLVLFGFAYYRYRSYRNQENEFTVEDADELSEGDDDDDTASENSTNADEEDDDIGESDTTGSERDESLQQDDSDRQY, translated from the coding sequence GTGACGACTGATCGGACCAGTACCGACGCAGATGGCGACCACAATACCGCCAGCGACACCGCTGCCGCCGATTCTTCCACCGACGGCACAGCCGCTGACTCCTCCGACGCCGCCACCGACGGCACAGCCGCTGACTCCTCCGACGCCGCCACCGCCAATGCGTCCACTGCCAACTCCGAATCCGAGTCCACCGCTCGCAACAAAGACGCGAGTACTCCCGACGATTCCCCACCGGGCGAGTGGGATCCCGAAGCATCGTACCGGGACTCGAGTGCCGACTCGCTGACGATTCCGCGAGTCGAGACTGAGGATGCGGGGTCGACGTTCATGTCCGATTTCAAATCCGAGCACGAACACGAACACGAACACGAGTTCGAGGCCGACTCGGTCACCATCCCGGAAGTGTCGACAGCCGAGTCGGACGTGCCGAAAGAACTCCTCAAGCTGTTCTGGGGGATCGTGCTCGTTCTCAACGCGGCGATACTCGCCGTTGCGCTCGGTCTTTTGTTCATCATTTTCGAGGGCGTCTCGCAGATGGCTCTCACACTGATCGCCGGCGGTCTCGTCCTGTTTGGCTTCGCGTACTACCGATACCGGTCGTATCGGAACCAAGAGAACGAGTTCACCGTCGAGGACGCGGACGAACTGAGTGAGGGCGACGACGATGACGACACCGCTTCGGAGAACAGTACCAATGCCGACGAGGAAGACGACGACATCGGCGAGAGCGACACTACTGGGTCCGAACGCGACGAGTCACTACAGCAGGACGACTCCGACCGCCAATACTGA
- a CDS encoding DNA polymerase domain-containing protein, with protein sequence MTEAGQTGLTEFSDESAQRPDEEAVAVAGNGGTTTAEVIDVVEETLPEPESEAVDIAVMQVDYTVAGYGDEERPIMHVFGRTPENELEHVQVVGFRPYFYAPTETLERPPEEQYDRLTGSETEDENGEPYESIRGEKLTKIFGQTPRDVGQIRDDFEHYEADILFPNRFLIDKDVQSGIRVPQRRAEDGSLVVPHTEVEAVDVDADPRVLTFDIEVEDRHGFPEDGEEPIVCLTSHDSYRDEYIMWVCAADEGDGEIPDEITDYEPIEGEIDHEIRAFDAEEAMLEAFVDYIADRNKADPDIITGWNCLPADSDVLMADGTEKEIQEIEIGDSVVGSDSQQTSVAEVTNKWESEKEIREFSLADGTSLRSSADHRIMVGGDDAVDWKEGSEIESGDYVLKPRRLSVEETATPTLSDLIPIENQRYADKQSVSEFKTDLPYGAVSELADQFDVTTGTLHHPHTSVWTPKRCRDAASQYDVPVPDGGVEYRGTGVALERKITPEELYYAGLILTDGSMSTDDGVRFYNTREELHRQFPGENHLEPDGKGCYKQNVLDYATMYAFHGLGIPFGNKNDGPVDLSTIYEMPSEYIGRFLAGAIDGDGNIAQSGITVAAENRSIGTWYVKLFKRLGIYAQQRENVVRIPDAKRDIDRLKDCVLPYMSHSEKKDALTEFEGGKSGQTENIPYALFEADVGSDAKRIGNDKHRRGINLKRHETHSEEWEEYVFVEVTDVSVTGTETTYDIETTTHNFIAEGCLVHNCDDFDAPYLLDRLEELQGPHHDYDLEIDQLSRVDEVWRSGWGGPDIKGRVVFDLLYGYQRMVFSELDSYRLDAVGESELGVGKERYAGDIGDLWEDDPYQLLAYNLRDVELCVELDRQQSIIPFWDEVRSFVGCKLEDAPTPGDAVDMYVLHQAYGEFALPSKGQQEAGEEYEGGAVFEPITGVKENVTVLDLKSLYPMCMTTINASPETRVDPDSYDGETYEAPTGTHFQKEPDGVNRTMITELLAEREEKKALRNEHEPGTPEYEQYDRQQGAVKVIMNCFTPDTEVLTPDGVRDITDLEVGDEVYSLDPETEALEVKPVVETHAYPEYDGDLVDIETNKIDFRVTPNHRMLVRKNETNGITEDEYSFIEAGDLDRATNYELPHDWDGPDGNELDTVDLTELIDGEYEVWVRPSVHGHTFTTELGWKPRRVPKADVGKTGYVFTAEEFEAHREYIEEVCETSFIHRDSGRKWIPRTYDGDKFLDLLAWFVTEGNVYTSEDKQFGENFRGSATTVKLAQDKLPIADGGLGHHATIGELLDEMGFDYYVDDRSYTVTSKLLGNFLTSCCGDGSFEKRIPELVFECSHRQKRRFLEVLIDGDGDRQTNSWRYTTSSNRLRDDVLRLCAHLGLTANYSRDSGTWRIYVTEGSKNTLRMHRSSTQSTADNGVYCVTVEDNHTLLAGRNGKFQFVGQSLYGVSGWEQFRLYDKEAASAITATGREVIEFTETAANELDYTVAYGDTDSVMLELGPDISKDEALEQSFEIEEYINDRYDDFARDELNAEFHRFQIEFEKLYRRFFQAGKKKRYAGHITWKEGKDVDTIDIVGFEYQRSDIAPITKEVQHKVIEMIVKEGDVEGAKEYVNGVIEDVQEGDIALEEIAIPGGIGKRLDNYDTDTAQVRGAKYANRLLGTNFQRGSKPKRLYLDRVGPSFFERLEEEEGLDARTDPIYGAFKRDPDVICFEYDDQIPEEFEVDYDTMLEKTLKGPIERILEALGVSWEEVKSGQEQTGLSNFM encoded by the coding sequence ATGACTGAGGCGGGCCAAACCGGACTCACGGAGTTTTCAGACGAGTCCGCACAGCGGCCGGACGAAGAGGCTGTCGCCGTCGCGGGCAACGGCGGGACCACTACGGCCGAGGTGATCGACGTCGTCGAGGAAACGCTGCCGGAACCCGAGAGTGAGGCGGTCGACATCGCGGTAATGCAGGTCGACTACACCGTCGCTGGCTACGGCGACGAGGAGCGACCGATCATGCACGTCTTCGGACGCACCCCGGAGAACGAACTCGAACACGTGCAGGTCGTCGGCTTCCGACCGTACTTCTACGCGCCGACGGAGACACTCGAGCGCCCACCAGAAGAGCAGTACGACCGCCTCACCGGGAGCGAGACGGAAGACGAGAACGGCGAGCCCTACGAGAGTATTCGCGGTGAGAAACTCACCAAAATCTTCGGGCAGACACCGCGCGACGTGGGTCAGATCCGTGACGACTTCGAACACTACGAGGCTGACATCCTGTTCCCGAACCGGTTTCTCATCGACAAGGACGTTCAGAGCGGCATTCGCGTCCCCCAGCGCCGCGCCGAGGACGGCTCGCTCGTCGTCCCCCACACCGAAGTGGAGGCCGTCGATGTCGACGCCGATCCGCGCGTCCTGACGTTCGACATCGAGGTCGAGGACCGCCATGGCTTCCCAGAGGACGGCGAGGAGCCGATCGTCTGTCTGACGAGCCACGACTCCTACCGCGACGAGTACATCATGTGGGTCTGTGCGGCCGACGAGGGCGACGGCGAGATCCCCGACGAAATAACCGATTACGAGCCAATCGAGGGCGAGATTGACCACGAGATTCGCGCCTTCGACGCGGAGGAAGCGATGCTTGAGGCGTTCGTCGACTACATCGCTGATCGAAATAAGGCCGACCCAGACATCATCACTGGTTGGAACTGCCTTCCAGCGGATAGCGATGTCCTCATGGCGGACGGAACCGAGAAAGAGATACAAGAGATCGAGATTGGGGATTCGGTAGTCGGTTCCGACTCACAGCAAACAAGCGTTGCAGAAGTAACGAACAAGTGGGAAAGCGAGAAGGAGATACGTGAATTTTCGTTAGCTGATGGAACATCCCTCCGATCGTCAGCCGATCATCGGATAATGGTCGGGGGTGACGATGCCGTGGACTGGAAAGAAGGGAGCGAAATCGAATCGGGTGATTACGTGCTCAAACCGCGGAGACTCTCCGTCGAAGAGACGGCCACTCCTACCCTTTCGGACCTCATTCCGATAGAGAACCAACGATACGCCGACAAACAGTCGGTCTCAGAATTCAAGACGGATCTCCCATACGGTGCCGTCAGTGAGTTAGCCGATCAGTTTGATGTCACAACCGGAACCTTACATCACCCACACACGAGTGTCTGGACACCGAAACGCTGCCGAGATGCAGCGAGCCAGTACGACGTTCCCGTTCCAGATGGTGGCGTCGAATATCGGGGAACGGGTGTTGCTCTCGAACGAAAAATAACGCCTGAAGAACTCTATTACGCTGGGCTGATCCTCACGGACGGGTCGATGTCGACAGATGATGGCGTTCGGTTCTACAACACTCGAGAGGAACTCCATCGACAATTCCCCGGCGAGAATCATTTAGAACCGGACGGAAAGGGATGTTACAAACAGAACGTGCTGGACTATGCGACGATGTATGCCTTTCACGGACTCGGTATTCCGTTTGGGAATAAAAACGACGGTCCAGTCGATCTCTCGACGATTTACGAAATGCCGTCCGAATACATCGGTCGCTTCTTAGCGGGTGCTATCGATGGCGACGGAAATATTGCGCAAAGCGGGATCACAGTTGCTGCCGAGAACCGGTCGATCGGTACGTGGTACGTGAAGCTATTCAAGCGCCTTGGGATCTACGCGCAGCAACGAGAGAACGTCGTTAGAATTCCCGATGCGAAACGCGACATCGATCGACTGAAGGACTGCGTGCTCCCGTATATGAGCCATTCCGAAAAGAAAGACGCCCTCACGGAATTCGAGGGCGGCAAGAGTGGTCAAACCGAGAACATCCCATACGCGTTGTTCGAAGCAGATGTCGGGTCTGACGCAAAGCGGATCGGTAACGACAAACATCGGCGCGGTATTAACCTTAAACGTCACGAGACACACTCTGAGGAGTGGGAAGAGTACGTCTTCGTTGAGGTAACGGACGTTTCGGTAACTGGCACTGAGACGACCTACGACATCGAAACGACGACGCACAACTTCATCGCTGAAGGGTGTTTGGTCCACAACTGCGATGATTTCGACGCACCATATCTCTTAGATCGCCTCGAGGAGCTTCAGGGCCCACACCACGACTACGACCTCGAGATCGACCAACTCTCCCGAGTCGACGAAGTCTGGCGCAGCGGCTGGGGCGGTCCGGATATCAAGGGGCGGGTCGTCTTCGACCTGCTCTATGGCTACCAGCGGATGGTCTTCTCAGAACTCGACTCCTACCGGCTCGACGCCGTCGGCGAGTCCGAACTCGGCGTCGGCAAGGAGCGCTACGCCGGCGACATCGGCGATCTCTGGGAGGACGACCCCTACCAGCTACTGGCGTACAACCTCCGGGACGTGGAACTCTGTGTGGAACTCGATCGCCAGCAGTCGATCATCCCGTTCTGGGACGAGGTGCGTTCGTTCGTCGGCTGCAAGTTAGAGGACGCTCCCACGCCCGGCGACGCGGTGGACATGTACGTCCTTCACCAGGCCTACGGCGAGTTCGCGCTCCCCTCGAAAGGCCAGCAGGAGGCCGGAGAGGAGTACGAGGGCGGGGCCGTCTTCGAGCCGATCACGGGCGTCAAGGAGAACGTCACCGTGCTCGACCTGAAGTCGCTGTACCCGATGTGCATGACGACGATCAACGCGTCGCCGGAGACGAGGGTCGACCCCGACTCCTACGACGGGGAGACCTACGAGGCACCCACGGGGACACACTTCCAGAAGGAACCCGACGGCGTCAACCGGACGATGATTACCGAACTCCTTGCCGAGCGCGAGGAGAAGAAAGCACTGCGAAACGAGCACGAACCCGGAACGCCCGAGTACGAGCAGTACGACCGCCAACAAGGTGCGGTAAAGGTTATCATGAACTGCTTCACGCCGGATACAGAGGTGTTGACTCCAGACGGCGTGCGCGATATTACTGATCTTGAGGTCGGTGACGAGGTGTATTCCCTTGATCCGGAGACTGAAGCGTTAGAGGTAAAGCCCGTCGTCGAAACCCACGCCTATCCAGAGTACGACGGGGATCTGGTCGACATCGAGACTAACAAGATCGATTTCCGCGTCACCCCGAACCATCGGATGCTCGTCCGCAAGAACGAAACGAACGGAATTACTGAAGACGAATACAGTTTCATCGAGGCCGGTGATCTTGATCGGGCAACGAACTACGAACTACCCCATGATTGGGACGGGCCAGACGGAAACGAACTCGATACAGTCGATCTGACGGAGCTAATCGACGGTGAGTACGAGGTGTGGGTTCGGCCGTCTGTTCACGGTCATACGTTCACCACAGAACTGGGCTGGAAACCGCGTCGCGTACCAAAAGCAGACGTTGGGAAAACTGGCTACGTCTTCACCGCCGAAGAATTCGAGGCACACCGAGAGTACATCGAAGAGGTGTGTGAGACGAGCTTTATTCATCGCGACTCTGGACGGAAGTGGATTCCACGGACATACGATGGAGACAAGTTCCTTGACCTGCTCGCGTGGTTCGTGACAGAAGGGAACGTGTACACCTCTGAAGACAAGCAGTTCGGCGAGAATTTCCGCGGCTCTGCGACGACAGTGAAACTGGCGCAGGACAAACTACCGATTGCCGACGGCGGTCTCGGTCATCACGCGACGATCGGTGAACTGCTCGATGAGATGGGATTCGACTACTACGTCGACGACCGTTCCTACACGGTCACGTCGAAACTCCTCGGGAATTTCCTAACATCGTGCTGCGGTGATGGAAGCTTCGAGAAACGGATCCCTGAACTCGTCTTCGAGTGTAGTCACCGACAGAAACGCCGGTTCCTTGAGGTGCTTATCGACGGCGACGGTGACCGACAGACAAACTCCTGGCGGTACACGACCTCGAGTAACCGTCTTCGGGACGATGTTCTTCGGCTTTGTGCACATCTCGGCCTAACAGCGAACTACAGCCGTGACAGCGGAACGTGGCGAATCTACGTGACTGAAGGATCAAAGAACACGCTTCGAATGCATCGAAGTTCGACCCAGAGTACTGCCGACAACGGAGTCTACTGCGTCACCGTCGAAGACAACCATACGCTACTTGCAGGCCGGAACGGGAAATTCCAATTCGTTGGCCAATCTCTCTACGGCGTGTCGGGTTGGGAGCAATTCCGCCTCTACGACAAAGAAGCGGCGTCCGCAATCACGGCTACCGGGCGCGAAGTGATCGAGTTCACCGAGACTGCTGCGAACGAACTCGACTACACGGTTGCCTACGGTGATACCGACTCCGTCATGCTCGAACTCGGACCTGATATCTCAAAAGACGAGGCCTTAGAGCAGTCGTTCGAAATTGAGGAGTACATCAACGATCGCTACGACGACTTCGCGCGCGACGAGCTCAATGCTGAGTTCCATCGGTTCCAGATCGAGTTCGAAAAACTCTACCGGCGGTTCTTCCAGGCAGGCAAGAAGAAGCGCTACGCCGGCCACATCACCTGGAAGGAGGGCAAGGACGTCGACACCATCGACATCGTCGGCTTCGAGTACCAGCGCTCGGACATCGCGCCGATCACCAAGGAGGTCCAGCACAAGGTCATCGAGATGATCGTCAAAGAGGGTGACGTTGAGGGCGCAAAGGAGTACGTCAACGGCGTCATCGAGGACGTTCAGGAGGGCGACATCGCACTCGAGGAGATCGCCATTCCGGGCGGCATCGGCAAGCGACTGGACAACTACGACACCGATACGGCGCAGGTTCGTGGCGCGAAGTACGCGAACCGGTTGCTGGGAACCAACTTCCAGCGTGGCAGCAAGCCAAAGCGGCTCTACCTGGATCGGGTCGGCCCCTCGTTCTTCGAGCGACTCGAGGAGGAAGAGGGCCTCGACGCACGAACGGATCCGATCTATGGCGCGTTTAAACGCGATCCGGACGTGATCTGTTTCGAGTACGACGACCAGATCCCCGAGGAGTTCGAAGTCGACTACGACACAATGTTAGAGAAGACACTGAAGGGACCGATCGAGCGGATTCTCGAGGCACTTGGTGTCTCCTGGGAGGAGGTCAAGAGCGGCCAGGAGCAGACCGGTCTGAGCAATTTCATGTAA
- a CDS encoding DUF7346 family protein yields MTTVQDDTGKRYLLLKRSEHASLVRDPQTGDECYVQNDRLDSVDAADELDPVAQAVSSPVRTLLTTVHDEATLSLLITLADEGPLDIRTILDRTTLCESDLHGRLTILKGADLLAETDVGGERGYRLTNTCDAALETIRFDLDKSAAAPDPDSDDNASSESDSAASAAPSRSTSTSTSTSTSTPEPAGSLESN; encoded by the coding sequence ATGACAACCGTCCAAGACGACACCGGGAAACGATACCTGCTTCTCAAGCGCTCCGAGCACGCGAGCCTCGTACGTGACCCACAGACAGGCGACGAATGCTACGTCCAGAACGACCGACTCGACTCCGTCGACGCCGCAGACGAACTCGACCCGGTCGCACAGGCGGTCAGCAGTCCCGTTCGGACACTGCTTACGACCGTCCACGACGAAGCCACCCTCAGTCTGCTTATCACCCTCGCAGACGAGGGTCCACTCGACATCCGCACGATTCTCGACAGAACCACCCTCTGTGAAAGCGACCTCCACGGCCGACTGACCATCCTCAAGGGTGCCGACCTGCTCGCCGAAACCGACGTCGGCGGCGAGCGTGGGTACCGTCTCACCAACACCTGCGACGCCGCACTCGAGACGATCCGATTCGATCTCGATAAGTCGGCGGCAGCGCCCGATCCAGATTCCGACGACAACGCGTCTTCTGAGTCCGATTCGGCTGCGTCCGCAGCTCCGTCGAGGTCTACGTCCACATCCACCTCCACATCCACCTCGACTCCAGAACCAGCAGGCTCACTCGAGTCGAACTGA
- a CDS encoding DNA double-strand break repair ATPase Rad50: MRVDRVRMLNFKCYGDADLTLERGVTVVHGVNGSGKSTLLEAVFFALYGSKALDDRTLDDVITTGENESEVELWFTHDNREYHIERHLKLRGDRATTTKCVLETPEDTIEGARDVRKTVTELLRMDAEAFVNCAYVRQGEVNKLIHASPSERQDMIDDLLQLGALEEYRERASDARLGVKSVLDGQREVLDDVRSQVEQKEEQDLHETLNTLEKERDELTEQIDHYEAQRDQAVETLETAQEVLERHEETREEIETLGEEIDDLQSKITETERDREDAKDEIRERKEAREELADERNELLADLEREVDPGADSGAETSVEQHIDDLEERDEELQDDLADVRVSIQTKTETADRLREEADDLETRADEARTDADEIESELETTESEIGDREEKLSELEDEIDELRGRFVGGDKDEDEDKDEDEDKDEDEDEDTTDNLTVAFGEAETRLAELESDREDAVAERNDLTADLRTVENAIEEGEALLEEGKCPECGQSVEDSPHVDVLAEKREEAEELEAERETLAAEIEALDERIEQVEDLQEAERRVERLADNRDNVEQLLAQKRETIADRREQCTELREEADELESDAEAKREEASELESEVDEVRVELGKINGERSAIKETLQALRRLREIADERAELERQIVTRRERRADWQEMNEERRETLSAKRDRKRELEDEFDDARVEAAREDRQNADTYIEQVEEKLDDLEEQRDDVQGTIGGVEEKLDELERLRDRLVAVEETCETLESLYDEAETLQTTYGELRSDLRQQNVETLERLLNETFDLVYQNDSYAAIDLDGDYQLTVYQKDGESLDPEQLSGGERALFNLSLRCAIYRLLAEGVEGAAPMPPLILDEPTVFLDSGHVTQLVSLVESMRDLGVEQIVVVSHDQELVGAADSLVRVEKDATSNRSRLERGEPPEAALLASE, translated from the coding sequence ATGAGAGTCGACCGCGTCCGCATGCTGAACTTCAAGTGCTACGGCGACGCCGACCTCACCTTAGAGCGCGGCGTCACCGTCGTCCACGGGGTCAACGGCAGCGGGAAATCGACGCTGCTCGAGGCCGTCTTCTTCGCCCTCTACGGCTCGAAGGCGCTCGACGACCGCACGCTCGACGACGTGATCACGACCGGCGAGAACGAGTCGGAGGTCGAACTCTGGTTCACCCACGACAACCGCGAGTACCACATCGAACGCCATCTCAAACTGCGCGGCGACCGCGCAACGACGACCAAGTGCGTCCTCGAGACGCCCGAAGACACCATCGAAGGCGCGCGCGACGTGCGTAAGACGGTCACCGAACTCCTGCGAATGGACGCCGAGGCGTTCGTCAACTGCGCGTACGTCCGCCAGGGCGAGGTCAACAAACTCATCCACGCCTCGCCGAGCGAGCGCCAGGACATGATCGACGACCTCCTGCAACTGGGTGCACTCGAGGAGTATCGCGAGCGCGCGAGCGATGCACGGCTCGGCGTCAAGTCCGTCCTCGACGGCCAGCGGGAGGTCCTCGATGACGTCCGCTCGCAGGTCGAGCAAAAAGAGGAGCAGGATCTCCACGAAACGCTGAACACACTCGAGAAAGAGCGCGACGAGCTCACGGAACAGATCGACCACTACGAGGCCCAGCGAGACCAGGCCGTGGAGACGCTCGAAACGGCCCAGGAGGTGCTCGAGCGCCACGAAGAGACCCGCGAGGAGATCGAGACGCTCGGCGAGGAGATCGACGACCTCCAATCGAAGATCACCGAGACCGAACGCGACCGCGAGGACGCGAAAGACGAGATTCGGGAGCGGAAAGAAGCGCGCGAGGAACTCGCCGACGAACGCAACGAGTTGCTCGCAGATCTCGAGCGCGAGGTCGACCCCGGCGCAGATTCCGGTGCCGAGACGAGTGTCGAACAGCATATCGACGACCTCGAAGAACGAGACGAGGAACTCCAGGATGACCTCGCAGACGTTCGCGTCTCGATCCAGACGAAAACGGAGACCGCCGACCGGCTCCGAGAGGAGGCCGACGACCTCGAAACACGGGCCGACGAAGCGCGCACGGACGCCGACGAAATCGAGAGCGAACTCGAGACGACCGAGTCAGAAATCGGCGATCGCGAGGAGAAGCTCTCGGAGCTCGAGGATGAGATCGATGAGCTTCGAGGGCGGTTCGTTGGCGGAGACAAAGACGAAGACGAAGACAAAGACGAAGACGAAGACAAAGACGAAGACGAAGACGAAGACACAACGGACAACCTGACCGTCGCGTTCGGCGAGGCCGAAACACGGCTCGCGGAACTCGAGTCCGACCGCGAGGACGCAGTCGCCGAACGCAACGATCTCACCGCCGATCTCAGAACCGTCGAAAACGCCATCGAGGAAGGCGAAGCGCTGCTCGAGGAAGGCAAGTGCCCCGAGTGTGGCCAGTCCGTCGAGGACTCGCCACACGTCGACGTCCTCGCCGAAAAGCGCGAGGAAGCCGAGGAACTCGAGGCCGAGCGAGAGACACTCGCAGCTGAGATCGAAGCGCTCGACGAGCGAATCGAGCAGGTCGAGGACCTACAGGAGGCCGAACGCCGCGTCGAACGGCTCGCAGACAACCGCGACAACGTCGAGCAACTCCTGGCCCAGAAGCGCGAGACGATCGCCGACCGGCGCGAACAGTGTACCGAGTTGCGCGAGGAGGCCGACGAACTCGAGTCCGACGCCGAAGCGAAACGCGAAGAAGCGAGCGAACTCGAGTCGGAGGTCGACGAGGTCCGTGTCGAACTCGGCAAGATCAACGGCGAGCGCAGCGCGATCAAGGAGACGCTGCAGGCGCTGCGACGACTGCGCGAGATCGCCGACGAGCGCGCCGAACTCGAGCGCCAGATCGTGACGCGCCGTGAGCGTCGTGCCGACTGGCAGGAGATGAACGAGGAGCGCCGCGAGACGCTGTCGGCAAAGCGCGATCGGAAGCGCGAACTCGAGGACGAATTCGACGACGCTCGCGTCGAGGCTGCCCGCGAGGACCGCCAGAACGCCGACACCTACATCGAGCAGGTCGAGGAGAAACTCGACGACCTCGAGGAACAGCGCGACGACGTGCAGGGGACAATCGGCGGCGTCGAGGAGAAACTCGACGAACTCGAGCGCCTGCGCGACCGACTCGTTGCAGTCGAAGAAACATGCGAGACACTCGAGTCGCTGTACGACGAGGCCGAGACGCTGCAGACGACCTACGGCGAGTTGCGCTCGGACCTGCGCCAGCAGAACGTCGAGACCTTAGAGCGATTGCTGAACGAGACGTTCGACCTGGTCTACCAGAACGACTCCTACGCGGCGATCGATCTGGACGGCGACTACCAGCTGACGGTGTATCAGAAGGATGGCGAGAGCCTCGATCCCGAGCAGCTCTCGGGAGGGGAGCGAGCGTTGTTCAACCTCAGTCTGCGGTGTGCGATCTACCGGCTGCTCGCGGAGGGCGTCGAGGGTGCTGCGCCGATGCCGCCGCTGATCCTCGACGAGCCGACGGTGTTTCTCGACTCCGGCCATGTCACCCAGCTCGTCTCGCTGGTCGAGTCGATGCGCGACCTGGGCGTCGAACAGATCGTCGTCGTCAGTCACGATCAGGAACTCGTCGGTGCGGCGGACTCGCTCGTCAGGGTCGAGAAGGACGCGACCTCGAACCGCTCGCGACTCGAACGCGGCGAGCCGCCGGAGGCGGCGCTGCTGGCGTCCGAGTAG